A part of Melittangium boletus DSM 14713 genomic DNA contains:
- a CDS encoding Wall-associated protein precursor — MLSSLMLVVLTQVACTPGETSLVCSCKQGMVSACMTLAGDDARKAAQVLDEVQGLLEQATWKAGEEQEKQRLQAAAESLSQTLESSEPPHCKGQNHHLISRPIARGLEEHPRLRGLYKPRDPRFVSRAKDEQAHCGYQEWHREIDDEVVRWLKRTPGATPKEFMDKLREIYGRPEMIARFPHGF; from the coding sequence ATGCTATCGAGCTTGATGCTGGTGGTGCTGACGCAGGTGGCGTGTACACCCGGTGAGACGTCGCTGGTGTGCAGTTGCAAGCAAGGCATGGTGAGCGCATGCATGACGCTCGCGGGGGACGATGCGCGCAAGGCCGCGCAGGTGTTGGACGAGGTACAGGGACTTCTGGAGCAAGCCACCTGGAAGGCGGGGGAAGAGCAAGAGAAGCAGCGGCTCCAGGCGGCGGCGGAGAGCTTGTCCCAGACACTGGAGTCCTCCGAGCCGCCCCACTGCAAGGGGCAGAATCACCATCTCATCTCCCGGCCCATCGCCAGGGGGTTGGAGGAGCACCCCAGGCTCCGGGGGCTCTACAAGCCTCGGGACCCACGCTTCGTTTCTCGGGCCAAGGACGAACAGGCGCACTGCGGATACCAGGAGTGGCACCGCGAGATAGACGATGAAGTCGTTCGTTGGCTCAAGCGCACACCCGGTGCCACTCCCAAGGAGTTCATGGACAAGTTGCGCGAGATCTACGGGCGCCCGGAGATGATAGCGAGGTTCCCCCATGGGTTCTGA
- a CDS encoding FAD-dependent monooxygenase yields the protein MRNTVDVAVVGGGPVGWMVACELALAGVSVSVHERRTERVKQSRAMTLHPRSLEILALRGLADRFLARGLPLPTAHYGVLDTRLDFSALDTAFPFTLFIPQAVTEALLEERARELGVDIHRGHQVTGLRQDPEGVDVEGTREGGTFRVRARYVVGADGARSIARTLAGIPFQGTETTMSLMLGDVVFGTLPDQPAWTTVNEHGTLMVAPLGDGRHHRVVMNDPLRSGVPVSEPVTLEELARSLRSIEGSDFGMHSPLWLSRFGNETKLAATYRSGRVFLAGDAAHIHLPAGGQGLNVGLQDAMNLGWKLAGVLRGLAPEALLDSYHRERHPVGASLLRNTLSQTALISTFNPAGLALRETVSALLTLPDANRKLAEQIAALDVAYAEPPLPAPPGLDTVSGLPGGRLPDLILRGTEGASHSLYSLYSLMHEGRWLLLRREDSAPRPALTAAWAEWTNVVTADIPAREKDWGAWTSLWVRPDGHLGYVAHGGTP from the coding sequence ATGCGGAACACGGTGGATGTCGCTGTGGTCGGGGGTGGTCCGGTTGGGTGGATGGTGGCGTGTGAGCTCGCCCTGGCAGGGGTCTCGGTCTCCGTCCATGAGCGGAGGACGGAGCGCGTGAAGCAGTCACGCGCCATGACCTTGCACCCCCGCTCCCTGGAGATCCTCGCGCTGCGAGGGCTCGCGGACCGATTCCTCGCCCGGGGGCTGCCCCTGCCCACGGCGCACTACGGCGTGCTCGACACCCGTCTGGACTTCTCCGCGCTCGACACGGCGTTCCCCTTCACCCTGTTCATTCCCCAGGCCGTCACCGAGGCCCTCCTGGAGGAGCGCGCGCGGGAGCTGGGCGTGGACATCCACCGGGGTCACCAGGTCACCGGCCTCCGGCAGGATCCCGAGGGCGTGGACGTGGAGGGGACGCGCGAGGGTGGCACCTTCCGGGTGAGGGCCCGGTACGTGGTGGGGGCGGATGGGGCGAGAAGCATCGCCCGCACCCTGGCCGGCATCCCCTTTCAAGGCACGGAGACGACGATGAGCCTGATGCTCGGCGACGTCGTGTTCGGCACGCTTCCCGACCAGCCCGCGTGGACCACCGTGAACGAACACGGCACCCTGATGGTGGCTCCGCTCGGGGATGGCCGCCACCACCGGGTGGTGATGAATGATCCCCTCCGCTCGGGCGTGCCCGTCTCCGAGCCCGTCACCCTGGAGGAACTGGCGCGCTCGCTTCGCTCCATCGAGGGCTCGGACTTCGGCATGCACTCGCCGCTGTGGTTGTCGCGCTTCGGCAATGAGACCAAGCTCGCCGCCACCTATCGCTCGGGCCGGGTCTTCCTGGCGGGCGACGCGGCCCACATCCACCTGCCCGCGGGAGGCCAGGGACTCAACGTTGGCCTCCAGGACGCGATGAACCTGGGCTGGAAGCTGGCGGGCGTGCTGCGCGGCCTCGCCCCGGAAGCACTCCTCGACAGCTACCACCGCGAACGTCATCCGGTGGGCGCGAGCCTCCTGCGCAACACCCTGAGCCAGACCGCCCTGATCTCCACGTTCAACCCCGCCGGGCTGGCCCTGCGCGAGACCGTCTCCGCGCTGCTCACCCTGCCCGATGCCAACCGCAAGCTGGCCGAGCAGATCGCCGCGCTCGACGTGGCCTACGCCGAGCCTCCACTGCCCGCGCCACCCGGACTGGACACGGTGTCGGGCCTCCCGGGGGGACGGCTGCCGGATCTGATCCTGCGCGGCACGGAGGGCGCAAGCCACTCGCTCTACTCGCTCTACTCGCTGATGCACGAGGGCCGATGGCTGCTGCTGCGGCGCGAGGACTCGGCCCCGCGTCCCGCGCTGACCGCCGCCTGGGCGGAGTGGACGAACGTCGTCACCGCGGACATCCCGGCTCGGGAGAAGGACTGGGGTGCGTGGACCTCGCTGTGGGTGCGTCCGGACGGGCACCTGGGTTACGTCGCGCACGGAGGGACCCCTTGA
- a CDS encoding nuclease A inhibitor family protein has translation MNTQRAAVLKSLLLSAHGLLFISETDAPFTPVDAPGSPFASLDDAAVRRLAGHPDADPVETRGVDEFFRNAVQEQPWHTPEETATVRRYRALVALLHASLPDARVYRVGAVSIDVLILGTGPGGGALGLATKVVET, from the coding sequence GTGAACACCCAACGCGCCGCCGTGCTGAAGTCGCTGCTCCTCTCCGCTCACGGTCTGCTGTTCATCAGCGAGACCGATGCGCCCTTCACTCCAGTGGATGCTCCCGGGTCGCCGTTCGCCTCACTCGATGACGCCGCCGTGCGCCGTCTGGCGGGCCATCCGGACGCGGACCCGGTGGAGACGCGTGGCGTGGACGAGTTCTTTCGCAACGCCGTGCAGGAGCAGCCGTGGCACACGCCCGAGGAAACGGCGACCGTGAGGCGCTACCGAGCGCTGGTCGCCCTCCTCCATGCCTCGCTGCCGGATGCGAGGGTGTACCGCGTGGGAGCGGTCTCCATCGACGTGCTCATTCTCGGTACGGGCCCAGGCGGTGGCGCGCTGGGCCTCGCCACGAAGGTCGTCGAGACCTGA
- a CDS encoding AHH domain-containing protein, whose translation MSQDGLLIHLPRTGEAGPVELDEDVFSRAIANEVQRTRPPANPEMAARELFEVPPHSGWYGYTQRHGVVPLNGQSRALLGADADVRVTQEYLRFCAAIGMPGDCRKVLMNSPVLVGDGRYALAMSFALEAVIPEMMEAFKGMADPEAIKASILWTMTIYAAMWLAPEPVFSKGLATAVTASFICYVGVDTFWTLIQGWRRMVEVAELAHSFSEIREAGGKYGRVMGKNAARAFALLLTAAIGQTASSFSSKVTTLPGAAQSSAVGAARGGVRLAEVAQVEAVVVTADAVTIALAPNVVAATAQGMRGTASSPVDAEGPEHHIATDKWTDATHSGGPWTPKFQRIFDRAGMSLNDPANKVHVKGHQGPHPQTYHERVYERLDEATKGCGSIQQCQKVLTAELHRLAKQISTKGTLLNKLVTRSQ comes from the coding sequence ATGAGCCAGGATGGGCTCCTCATCCACCTACCTCGCACGGGCGAAGCCGGACCGGTGGAACTGGATGAGGATGTGTTCTCGCGGGCTATCGCGAATGAGGTCCAGCGGACAAGGCCGCCAGCCAACCCTGAGATGGCCGCGCGGGAGTTGTTCGAGGTCCCACCGCACAGTGGCTGGTACGGGTACACGCAGCGCCATGGAGTCGTTCCCCTGAACGGACAGTCTCGGGCTTTGTTGGGGGCTGATGCGGATGTGCGAGTGACCCAGGAATACCTGCGGTTCTGTGCGGCCATCGGGATGCCGGGCGATTGCCGGAAAGTGCTGATGAACAGCCCCGTCCTCGTGGGGGATGGCCGCTATGCTCTCGCGATGTCCTTCGCTCTCGAAGCCGTCATCCCCGAGATGATGGAGGCCTTCAAGGGCATGGCCGACCCCGAGGCCATCAAGGCGTCCATTCTCTGGACGATGACGATCTACGCCGCGATGTGGCTGGCGCCTGAGCCTGTGTTCTCCAAGGGGCTGGCGACCGCCGTGACGGCCAGCTTCATCTGCTACGTCGGGGTGGACACGTTCTGGACGCTCATTCAGGGCTGGCGGCGGATGGTGGAGGTGGCGGAACTTGCCCACTCCTTCTCGGAGATTCGTGAGGCGGGCGGGAAGTACGGCCGGGTGATGGGGAAGAACGCGGCAAGGGCGTTTGCCTTGCTGCTGACGGCGGCCATTGGCCAGACGGCCTCTAGTTTCTCGTCCAAGGTGACCACGCTGCCCGGCGCGGCTCAATCTTCCGCGGTGGGCGCGGCGCGGGGAGGAGTCCGACTGGCGGAGGTGGCGCAGGTGGAGGCTGTGGTCGTGACGGCTGATGCGGTCACCATCGCCCTTGCTCCGAATGTGGTCGCGGCGACGGCCCAGGGCATGCGCGGGACTGCTTCCAGTCCAGTGGACGCGGAAGGGCCCGAGCACCACATCGCCACCGACAAGTGGACGGATGCCACCCACAGTGGTGGTCCATGGACGCCCAAGTTCCAGAGAATCTTTGACCGGGCGGGCATGTCGTTGAACGACCCGGCGAACAAAGTTCATGTCAAGGGCCACCAAGGCCCCCACCCACAAACCTACCACGAGCGGGTCTACGAGCGATTGGATGAGGCGACCAAGGGCTGTGGCAGCATCCAGCAGTGCCAGAAGGTGCTGACAGCGGAACTCCATCGGTTGGCGAAGCAGATTTCCACGAAGGGCACTTTGCTCAACAAGCTGGTGACCCGGAGCCAGTGA
- a CDS encoding nuclear transport factor 2 family protein — MSASFKTTLLAALAALTLGASAQASPPGTQEVWRHHINAWNDKDVAAITSDYTDSSILILNNQVFHGKAAIAHVFSQLFQIFSTGENKVDPPTIHGRTLYITWHYAPKNEKTFFGSDSFIVENGKIQVQTIASELYISHPVTH, encoded by the coding sequence GTGTCCGCGTCTTTCAAAACCACTCTTCTCGCAGCTCTCGCCGCTTTGACCCTCGGTGCTTCGGCTCAAGCCAGTCCTCCAGGCACCCAAGAAGTCTGGCGGCACCACATCAATGCCTGGAACGACAAAGACGTAGCCGCCATCACGTCGGATTACACGGACAGCTCCATCCTGATTCTCAATAATCAGGTCTTCCATGGCAAGGCGGCCATCGCGCATGTGTTCAGTCAGTTGTTCCAGATCTTCAGTACCGGCGAGAACAAGGTGGATCCACCGACCATCCATGGCCGCACCCTCTACATCACCTGGCACTATGCGCCGAAAAATGAGAAGACGTTCTTCGGCAGCGATTCGTTCATCGTTGAAAACGGCAAGATCCAAGTTCAGACCATCGCTTCCGAACTCTATATCAGCCATCCTGTCACGCATTGA
- a CDS encoding DNA/RNA non-specific endonuclease, whose product MFLKRFVRGAAVASLSVLFACGPQEGDEALDSLSPGIENTSVPPEDIGSYSSAAGASISVHLKLGMPDSSTTSTSNPNRYLSVKSQYVISYNGSRKTPNWTAWQLNKSWMGSTSRQDTFRPDNTLPSSIPQASLADYSGSGYDRGHMCPSADRTLNTTDNSNTFYLTNMLPQAPNNNQGPWEQLESYSRTLVSSGKELFIMSGPIYSGTISTIGSGKVAVPTSTWKVITVMNATGQGPTNVTTSTRVIAVVMPNSDSKISKSADWHNYRVTARSIEQQTGLNFMADVAQSVQDVIETRVDTAQ is encoded by the coding sequence ATGTTCCTCAAGCGTTTCGTGCGCGGTGCCGCGGTTGCGTCCCTCTCCGTTCTTTTCGCGTGTGGTCCCCAGGAGGGCGATGAAGCCCTCGATTCCCTCTCGCCAGGGATTGAAAACACCAGCGTCCCGCCGGAAGACATTGGCTCCTACTCCAGTGCCGCGGGCGCGAGCATCAGCGTGCACCTGAAGCTGGGCATGCCGGACAGCTCCACCACCAGCACCTCCAATCCCAACCGATACCTCTCGGTGAAGAGCCAGTACGTCATCTCCTACAACGGCTCGCGCAAGACGCCGAACTGGACCGCCTGGCAGCTCAACAAGTCATGGATGGGCAGCACCTCGCGCCAGGATACCTTCCGGCCCGACAACACACTGCCCTCGAGCATCCCCCAGGCATCGCTCGCCGACTACTCGGGCTCGGGCTATGACCGGGGCCACATGTGTCCGTCCGCGGACCGCACCCTGAACACCACGGACAACTCCAACACCTTCTATCTGACCAACATGCTCCCCCAAGCGCCCAACAACAACCAGGGCCCCTGGGAGCAGCTCGAGTCCTATTCGCGCACGCTGGTCTCATCGGGCAAGGAGCTGTTCATCATGTCCGGCCCCATCTACTCGGGCACGATCTCCACAATCGGTAGCGGCAAGGTGGCCGTCCCCACGTCCACGTGGAAGGTCATCACCGTGATGAACGCCACCGGCCAGGGTCCGACGAACGTCACCACCAGCACGCGCGTCATCGCCGTCGTCATGCCCAACAGCGACAGCAAGATCTCCAAGAGCGCGGACTGGCACAACTACCGCGTCACCGCGCGCTCCATCGAGCAGCAGACCGGCCTGAACTTCATGGCCGACGTCGCCCAGAGCGTGCAGGACGTCATCGAGACCCGGGTCGACACCGCGCAGTAA
- a CDS encoding serine/threonine protein kinase — protein MSTNPGEATLYSEALAPGTQVGRWRVVEPLGMGGQGAVYRVEDTEHPGDFYALKLALHARDERAEREVALMMTRAAHPHVVGFHGCARWPHPREGCLGFVMDWVPGQALDVWAETEGTTFRQLAGAGATVARTLGELHARGVLHRDLKPEHILLRASDGQPVLLDFGVGWYEGAAPLTTGPLPPATLYLLSPEAVRFLWRSSESPGTHYTFQPTDDLYALGVSLYRATTGHYPFSEWLPSELLQFAIVHVQPLAPVLVNPRVPRALSDVIVRLLAKDPQERYPSGAALHAALVAATHGEQAAWDSSIFEWEERPPEKEGALPERHLVRPPRPKPSWTSPPPDPVHVARRGRWTRRLVCAAAVLLMLVPLNRLALVTPSVRVPDEEWATDVRVDPASVQSEQAPLPARNQKLAPCTEGLEVELSGACWHSLRQRPPNCPRQTVAFKGQCLWPVPKSRPIPTSVDGGTPDAQEDSTTPP, from the coding sequence ATGTCCACGAACCCTGGAGAGGCAACGCTCTACTCGGAGGCCCTGGCGCCAGGGACTCAGGTGGGCCGCTGGCGAGTGGTGGAGCCACTGGGCATGGGCGGCCAGGGGGCCGTCTACCGCGTGGAGGACACCGAGCATCCCGGTGACTTCTACGCGCTCAAACTCGCACTTCATGCGCGCGACGAGCGGGCCGAGCGCGAGGTGGCCTTGATGATGACCCGGGCGGCCCATCCCCACGTGGTGGGCTTCCACGGTTGCGCCCGTTGGCCCCATCCCCGCGAGGGCTGTCTGGGGTTCGTCATGGATTGGGTGCCCGGCCAGGCCCTGGACGTATGGGCGGAAACGGAAGGCACCACCTTCCGTCAGCTCGCGGGCGCGGGCGCCACGGTGGCGCGCACCCTCGGCGAGCTGCATGCCCGAGGCGTGCTGCACCGCGACCTCAAGCCCGAGCATATTCTGCTGCGCGCGTCGGATGGGCAGCCGGTGCTGCTCGACTTCGGCGTGGGCTGGTACGAGGGCGCGGCTCCGCTCACCACGGGCCCCCTTCCTCCGGCCACGCTGTACCTGCTCAGCCCCGAGGCGGTGCGCTTCCTGTGGCGGAGTTCCGAGAGCCCCGGCACGCACTACACCTTCCAACCCACCGATGACCTGTATGCCCTGGGCGTGAGCCTGTACCGGGCCACCACCGGGCATTACCCCTTCTCCGAGTGGTTGCCCTCGGAGCTGTTGCAGTTCGCCATCGTCCACGTGCAACCCCTGGCGCCCGTGCTCGTCAATCCCCGGGTGCCTCGGGCCCTGAGTGACGTGATTGTCCGGCTGCTGGCGAAGGACCCCCAGGAGCGCTACCCGAGTGGCGCGGCGCTCCACGCGGCGCTGGTCGCGGCGACCCACGGGGAGCAGGCCGCATGGGACTCGAGCATCTTCGAGTGGGAAGAGCGTCCACCGGAGAAGGAAGGGGCGCTCCCCGAGCGGCACCTCGTCCGCCCCCCGAGGCCCAAGCCCTCGTGGACCTCACCGCCTCCCGACCCCGTGCACGTGGCGCGGCGCGGTCGCTGGACCCGGAGGCTCGTGTGCGCCGCGGCGGTGCTGTTGATGTTGGTGCCGCTGAATCGGCTCGCACTGGTCACACCAAGCGTCCGTGTGCCAGATGAGGAATGGGCCACGGACGTGCGGGTCGACCCGGCTTCCGTCCAGTCCGAGCAGGCACCACTGCCCGCGAGGAATCAGAAGCTGGCGCCCTGTACGGAGGGACTCGAAGTGGAGCTGTCCGGCGCGTGTTGGCATTCACTCAGGCAACGGCCTCCGAACTGCCCACGCCAGACCGTCGCGTTCAAGGGCCAGTGCCTCTGGCCTGTGCCCAAATCCCGCCCTATTCCAACCAGCGTGGATGGTGGGACACCCGATGCCCAGGAAGACTCCACTACACCTCCGTGA
- a CDS encoding HutD/Ves family protein, translated as MRRWGPADYRDMPWKNGGGVTRELLRRPHPTRPEGFGVRLSIATVAAAGPFSLFPGVDRHLLLLEGQGMALTRAGASEEVVVAPGQPLFSFPGEDAWDCRLLGGPVRDFNVMVDRALAEASLERVHLEAGARHRLAASPGTQWLYGVSGRVQVAGEVLAEEDILEWDAPGALELVGESEATVLIIRLMPRAGR; from the coding sequence ATGCGACGATGGGGACCGGCCGACTACCGCGACATGCCCTGGAAGAACGGAGGGGGCGTCACGCGCGAGCTGCTGCGGCGGCCCCATCCCACACGGCCCGAGGGCTTCGGAGTGCGTTTGTCGATCGCCACGGTGGCGGCCGCCGGACCCTTCTCCCTCTTCCCGGGAGTGGACCGGCATCTGCTCCTCCTCGAGGGCCAGGGCATGGCGCTTACCCGCGCCGGGGCCTCGGAGGAAGTGGTGGTGGCGCCAGGCCAGCCGCTCTTCTCGTTTCCGGGCGAGGACGCCTGGGACTGCCGTCTGCTCGGAGGGCCGGTGCGGGACTTCAACGTGATGGTGGATCGGGCCCTGGCCGAGGCCTCGCTCGAGCGGGTGCACCTGGAGGCGGGGGCGCGCCACCGGCTCGCCGCGAGTCCGGGGACGCAGTGGCTGTATGGCGTTTCGGGCCGGGTCCAGGTGGCGGGGGAAGTGCTGGCGGAGGAGGACATCCTGGAATGGGATGCGCCCGGGGCGCTGGAACTCGTGGGTGAGTCCGAGGCCACCGTGCTGATCATCCGCTTGATGCCGCGCGCTGGGCGCTGA
- a CDS encoding imm11 family protein, whose translation MPKRYFDLSDDVCVSGRWHIRPPMAEDGQAVDPWMFTEGQPLQLTTKLRMALRVKGRPLDFTLAGLDVPVVHAKVATLFAELAPQDIQLFPVDIEGQPEQFSILVATKLIQCIDESASDEVRRWRAEDGCPEKTGNYRVVSGMRIDTSKVGDAKVFRTWGWSVALIVSEEIKEALEHIGATGVKFTGV comes from the coding sequence ATGCCGAAGCGGTACTTCGACTTGTCCGATGATGTTTGCGTCTCCGGGCGCTGGCACATTCGGCCTCCCATGGCTGAAGACGGCCAGGCAGTGGACCCCTGGATGTTCACCGAGGGGCAGCCTCTCCAACTCACCACGAAATTGAGGATGGCTCTTCGGGTGAAGGGTAGGCCCCTCGACTTCACGCTGGCAGGGCTCGATGTCCCTGTTGTCCATGCCAAGGTCGCCACACTCTTCGCGGAGTTGGCCCCTCAAGACATACAGCTCTTCCCGGTGGACATCGAGGGGCAGCCGGAGCAGTTCAGCATCCTTGTCGCCACCAAGCTCATCCAGTGCATTGACGAAAGTGCGTCCGATGAGGTGCGCCGCTGGAGAGCTGAGGACGGGTGTCCAGAAAAGACCGGGAACTACCGCGTCGTCTCTGGCATGCGGATCGACACCTCGAAGGTCGGTGACGCCAAGGTCTTCCGCACCTGGGGATGGTCCGTGGCCCTCATCGTCTCCGAGGAGATCAAGGAGGCGTTGGAGCACATCGGGGCCACGGGGGTGAAGTTCACGGGGGTATAG
- a CDS encoding imm11 family protein, which translates to MPKKYFKLTQEVDGSGGWDLGNPTNPQGLEVDNPWMYREGMPVSESGRLKIPIGRPGRVLDFTLAGFSIPVVHVRVASLFMELAPRDTQLLSVDIQGQPDSFRILVATRLIRCIDDEASAEVEYWTPEDGRPEKEGQYRDVYGMRIDTAKVGDAKVFRTWGWTIALIVSEEIKEALEHIGATGVKFTEV; encoded by the coding sequence ATGCCAAAAAAGTACTTCAAGCTAACCCAGGAGGTTGATGGTTCTGGAGGCTGGGATCTTGGCAATCCCACGAATCCGCAGGGCTTGGAGGTAGACAACCCATGGATGTACAGGGAGGGCATGCCAGTCTCGGAGTCGGGCCGCTTGAAGATTCCCATCGGTCGTCCGGGCCGGGTGCTCGACTTCACCCTCGCGGGCTTCAGCATCCCGGTTGTTCACGTCCGTGTGGCTTCCCTTTTCATGGAGCTGGCTCCTCGTGACACTCAGCTTCTTTCGGTGGACATCCAAGGCCAGCCAGACTCATTCCGCATCCTGGTGGCGACACGGCTCATCCGGTGCATCGATGACGAGGCATCCGCGGAGGTGGAGTACTGGACGCCGGAGGATGGGCGACCCGAGAAAGAGGGGCAGTATCGGGACGTGTACGGCATGCGGATCGACACCGCGAAGGTGGGTGACGCCAAGGTCTTCCGTACCTGGGGATGGACCATCGCGCTCATCGTCTCCGAGGAGATCAAGGAGGCGTTGGAGCACATCGGGGCCACGGGGGTGAAATTCACGGAGGTGTAG
- a CDS encoding pentapeptide repeat-containing protein, whose translation MTTYIRKREGVELFSHEGSLSEALTVATRKGVDLSRAVLDGADLSNTDLENLNLRQVSLRGANLRGANLENVNLSGANLHEADLRGANLGNTDMREVVLADANLDGANLEKARMVGANLMGLKAQGANFERADLARANLEGSNLEGSNLEDTRLSEANLSRVNLRRANLESANLDGANLTRADLRSANLEKAALRDAVLEGANCRDANLEKAQLERANLTNACLDHAQLDRANLTAAITTGASFHEASLDRVTGFQPPE comes from the coding sequence ATGACGACGTACATCAGGAAGCGGGAAGGCGTGGAACTCTTCAGTCATGAGGGAAGCCTGAGCGAGGCCCTCACGGTGGCGACCCGGAAAGGAGTGGACCTCTCCCGGGCCGTGCTCGATGGCGCGGACCTCTCCAACACCGACCTGGAGAATCTGAACCTGCGCCAGGTGAGCCTGCGCGGTGCCAACCTGCGCGGCGCCAACCTGGAGAACGTGAATCTCTCGGGCGCCAACCTGCACGAGGCCGATTTGCGCGGCGCCAACCTGGGGAACACCGACATGCGCGAGGTCGTCCTCGCGGACGCCAACCTCGATGGCGCCAACCTGGAAAAAGCGCGGATGGTGGGCGCCAACCTCATGGGGCTCAAGGCCCAGGGCGCCAACTTCGAGCGAGCCGATCTGGCCCGAGCCAACCTGGAGGGCTCAAACCTGGAGGGATCCAACCTGGAAGACACCCGCCTGAGCGAGGCCAACCTGTCCCGGGTAAACCTGCGGCGCGCCAACCTGGAGAGTGCCAACCTCGACGGCGCGAACCTGACGCGCGCCGACCTGCGCTCCGCCAACCTCGAGAAAGCCGCCCTGCGCGACGCCGTCCTCGAAGGCGCCAACTGCCGGGATGCCAACCTCGAGAAGGCCCAGCTCGAACGTGCCAATCTCACCAACGCCTGTCTCGACCACGCCCAGCTCGATCGCGCCAACCTGACGGCGGCCATCACCACGGGCGCGAGCTTCCACGAGGCGAGCCTCGATCGGGTCACGGGCTTCCAGCCCCCCGAATGA